TGGATCCACAACTCTGCGTCAGTACTGGCATCAGGTGATAAGTATGCCAACGACCTTTTCAACGAGTATAACAAGACTGCTATGACGGCGTTCCCTGCATTAAGTGATGCAGAGATCGACGACATTCTGGCTTATATCAAAGTTGAAGAGACGAAATCTACCACCACTCCAAAAGGAACTCCTAGTCCGGAAAACGGTAAGGGTGAACAAGGTGCTGACAACAGCCTCCTGTTCGGTATCATTACCCTGATCCTGGCAATCGTAGCCCTGATCCTCATGCAAATCAACAGCAACCTGAATAAGCTGGCTGGTGATAAAGAGGGTATCGCTACTCCGGAACCTGTTCCTTTCTACAAAAACAAAGCTTACATCGCGCTGGGTATTCTGGTGTTGTTCATGGTAGGTGGTTACTTCACTATTAATGGAGCGATCAACCTCGGACGTCAGAAAGATTATATGCCTGAGCAGCCGATCTTCTACAGCCACAAGGTGCACGCAGGTATCAACCAGATCAACTGTCTGTACTGCCACGCCGGTGCTGAGAAGTCTAAAACAGCGATGATTCCTTCTGAGAACATTTGTATGAACTGTCACAAGGCTATCAATAGCTACTCTGGTCCTGACCTGTTTACAGCGGAAGGCAAGAAAGTTGACGGTACTGCTGAAATTGCAAAATTATACGATTACGTAGGCTGGGATAACGAGTCTAAGAAGTATACCAAACCTGGTCGTCCGATCGAATGGACTAAAATCCACAATCTGCCTGACCACGTATACTTTAACCACTCTCAACACGTAGTGGCTGGAAAACAGCAGTGCCAGACCTGCCACGGTGCAATCACCGAAATGGACGAAGTTCATCAGTTCGCTGATCTGTCCATGGGATGGTGTATTAACTGTCACCGTACAACCAAAGTTCAGTTCGCTGAAAACAACTATTACAAAATCTTCGAACAGCTTCATCAGGATATGAAAGATGGCAAGATCGATAGCGTAACCGTTGAAATGGTTGGTGGTACTGAATGTCAAAAATGTCACTACTAGGAAGGATTTAGAGATTAATGATCTCGGATCAGAAGATATCAAATTTTATAAACGTAACTCGTTAATATAACATGGAGCAAAAAAAGTATTGGAAAGGCTTGGAGGAGTTGCACAATACCGATGCGCATCAGGAAATTGTGAAGAACGAATTCAGTGAAGAACTGCCGTTTGAGAGTGAAGGCCTGTTGAATGCTACTACCCCCCGCAGGGATTTCCTGAAATACCTGGGGTTCACCACCGCTGCTGCAACTATCGCAGCCAGCTGTGAAACGCCGATAAAGAAAGCTATCCCTTATGTGAACAAACCAGAAGAAATCACACCGGGTGTAGCTAACTACTATGCTTCTTCTTACACTATTGATGGTGAATACCTGCCACTGCTGGTTAAAACCCGCGAAGGTCGTCCTATCAAAATTGAAGGAAATACCTCTTCTTCTATAACTGGTGGCGCTACCACCGCTAAATCACAGGGTGCTGTACTGAGCTTATATGATGTAGCTCGTCTGCGTTTCCCTACTATCGGCGGTAACGAAACTACCTGGACAGAACTTGACAAACAGGTTTCTGCCGCACTCGCCGGCCTTGGTGGTGCACCTGTAGTATTGCTGAGCACTACCCTGCTGAGCCCTACTACTAAAAAAGTAATCGGTGAGTTCCTGGCGAAATACCCTAACTCCCGTCACGTGGTTTACGATGCAGTTTCATACTCCGGTATGCTGGACGCAAACCAGGCTTCTTTCGGTAAAAGAGTTATTCCTTCCTACCACTTCGAAAATGCGCAGACCGTTGTAAACCTCGGCGCAGATTTCCTGGGTACCTGGTTAAACCCTGCTGAATATTCAAAACAATTCGCTGCTACCCGCAAAATCAACGCTAAGAACCCTGAAATGTCCAAACATTTCGTGTTCGAAAGCCACATGAGCCTGAGCGGTGCCAACGCGGATTACAGATATACCCACAAACCATCTGAAACCGGTAAAGTTGCCCTGGCCCTGCTCGCAGCAGTAAATGGCAATGCAGTTTCCGGCGTAGACGGTAAACTGGCAGAAGGCGTTAAGAAAGCAGCAGCTGAACTGAAAAAGACCGCAGGTAAATCCCTGGTAGTTTCCGGTTCTAACGATGTGAATGTACAGATCATCGTAAACGCTATCAACAACGCAGTTGGTGCATATGGTGCTACCATCGACCTCGCTAACCCAAGCAACTATCGCCAGGGTAGCGATGCTGAAATGGTGAAACTGGTAAGCGATATGAACGCAGGCAGCATCGGTGCTGTACTCGTTTATGGCGCTAACCCTGCTTACGACTACTTCGACGCCGCTAAATTCTCCGAAGGTCTGAAAAAAGTGAAACTCACCGTTTCCTTCAACGACCGCGTAGATGAAACTACTGAACTGTGCAAATTTGCCGCTCCTGATCATCACTTCCTCGAAAGCTGGAATGATGCTGAAGGTAAACCTGGCTACTACTCATTCGTTCAGCCTACCATCGCTCCTCTCTTTAAAACACGCGCTATTCAGGATACCCTCCTGACCTGGGCTGGTAACACTACCCAATGGGTTGATTACCTGAAAAACGAGTGGATCGCTAAACTGGGTGGCGCTGAAGCATGGGATAAAGTACTGCAGGATGGTATCGTTGAACCAGCTACAGCTCCGGCTATGGGTGGTGGTTCCTTCTCCGGTGACGTTGCCGCTGCTACCGCTAAAATCGGTGGTGTAAAAGGTGGTAAATACGAAGTTGTACTTTACGAAAAAGTATCTATCGGTAACGGTAGACTCGCAAATAACCCTTGGTTACAGGAAATGCCGGATCCAATCACCCGCGCTACCTGGGACAACTACGCTTGTGTTTCCAATACACTCGCTAAAACCTTCTCTACTGAACTGGGCGATGATTACGAAATCAACGCTGAGAAGAAAGTACTGAAAATCACTGCTAACGGCAAAACAGTGGAACTCCCGCTGCTGATCCTTCCTGGTATGCACCCTGAAGTTATCGCCATCGCAGTAGGTTATGGCCGCTCTGAGAAAACCGGTAAAGCTGCCGGCGGTATCGGTAAAAACGCTTATCCTTTTGTAAGCTACAACGGTCAGAACTTCGACTACTTCGCTCCTGCTGAAGCTCCTGTTGCAACCGGTGCTAAATATCCACTCGGTCTGACTCAGACGCACAACAGCTACGAAGGTCGTCCTATCATCAAGGAAACTACCCTCGATGAATTCAAAGCAAATCCTAAAGAAGTTAACGAAGACAGAGAAGAACTGCTGAAATTTGGTAAGGATTTCCGTAAAGATGCTACCCTGTATCCTAGCTTCTCTTACCCTGGTATCAAATGGGGTATGTCCATCGACCTGAACACTTGCTTCGGTTGTGGTGCATGTACCATTGCTTGTCAGGCAGAAAATAACGTATCCGTTGTAGGTAAAGAAGAAGTGGTGAAAGCGCATGAAATGCACTGGCTCCGCATCGACCGTTACTTCAGCGGTGATGAGAACAATCCGGAAGTTGTGTTCCAGCCGATGCTGTGCCAACACTGTGATAACGCTCCTTGCGAAAACGTTTGTCCGGTTGGAGCTACCAACCACAGCTCTGAAGGTATTAACCAGATGGCTTACAACCGTTGTATCGGTACCCGTTACTGCGCTAACAACTGT
This window of the Chitinophaga sp. Cy-1792 genome carries:
- a CDS encoding c-type cytochrome — encoded protein: MYRRVSILLRKHFVSVLILCASIVIPFSSVKAADPNAGKALFQQNCASCHNVHKRVTGPALAGVEGRWSDKKLLHQWIHNSASVLASGDKYANDLFNEYNKTAMTAFPALSDAEIDDILAYIKVEETKSTTTPKGTPSPENGKGEQGADNSLLFGIITLILAIVALILMQINSNLNKLAGDKEGIATPEPVPFYKNKAYIALGILVLFMVGGYFTINGAINLGRQKDYMPEQPIFYSHKVHAGINQINCLYCHAGAEKSKTAMIPSENICMNCHKAINSYSGPDLFTAEGKKVDGTAEIAKLYDYVGWDNESKKYTKPGRPIEWTKIHNLPDHVYFNHSQHVVAGKQQCQTCHGAITEMDEVHQFADLSMGWCINCHRTTKVQFAENNYYKIFEQLHQDMKDGKIDSVTVEMVGGTECQKCHY
- a CDS encoding TAT-variant-translocated molybdopterin oxidoreductase, encoding MEQKKYWKGLEELHNTDAHQEIVKNEFSEELPFESEGLLNATTPRRDFLKYLGFTTAAATIAASCETPIKKAIPYVNKPEEITPGVANYYASSYTIDGEYLPLLVKTREGRPIKIEGNTSSSITGGATTAKSQGAVLSLYDVARLRFPTIGGNETTWTELDKQVSAALAGLGGAPVVLLSTTLLSPTTKKVIGEFLAKYPNSRHVVYDAVSYSGMLDANQASFGKRVIPSYHFENAQTVVNLGADFLGTWLNPAEYSKQFAATRKINAKNPEMSKHFVFESHMSLSGANADYRYTHKPSETGKVALALLAAVNGNAVSGVDGKLAEGVKKAAAELKKTAGKSLVVSGSNDVNVQIIVNAINNAVGAYGATIDLANPSNYRQGSDAEMVKLVSDMNAGSIGAVLVYGANPAYDYFDAAKFSEGLKKVKLTVSFNDRVDETTELCKFAAPDHHFLESWNDAEGKPGYYSFVQPTIAPLFKTRAIQDTLLTWAGNTTQWVDYLKNEWIAKLGGAEAWDKVLQDGIVEPATAPAMGGGSFSGDVAAATAKIGGVKGGKYEVVLYEKVSIGNGRLANNPWLQEMPDPITRATWDNYACVSNTLAKTFSTELGDDYEINAEKKVLKITANGKTVELPLLILPGMHPEVIAIAVGYGRSEKTGKAAGGIGKNAYPFVSYNGQNFDYFAPAEAPVATGAKYPLGLTQTHNSYEGRPIIKETTLDEFKANPKEVNEDREELLKFGKDFRKDATLYPSFSYPGIKWGMSIDLNTCFGCGACTIACQAENNVSVVGKEEVVKAHEMHWLRIDRYFSGDENNPEVVFQPMLCQHCDNAPCENVCPVGATNHSSEGINQMAYNRCIGTRYCANNCPYKVRRLNWRDWNGADSFENNLYDVADMNDNLTRMVLNPDVVVRSRGVMEKCSFCVQRLQDAKLTAKKAGRPMKDGEAKTACQQACAADAIVFGNVNDKNSAIYKIRNEEQTERMYYVLEETHVLPSINYLAKIRNKDAEPKAEKEAAHKEEAHHA